The Hevea brasiliensis isolate MT/VB/25A 57/8 chromosome 1, ASM3005281v1, whole genome shotgun sequence genome has a window encoding:
- the LOC110648716 gene encoding double-stranded RNA-binding protein 2 isoform X1 — MYKNQLQELAQRSCFNLPSYTCVREGPDHAPRFKATVNFNGEIFESPHYCSTLRQAEHSAAEVALNSLSNRGPSHSLAARILDETGVYKNLLQEIAQRVGAPLPQYTTFRSGLGHQPVFTGTVELAGITFTGEPAKNKKQAEKNAAMAAWSSLKQLAKEDASSSSEPENNDELEQITIARALSNYRLKEKIATLNSANSPIPFSKKFQIQSPRPTSPQPAHATSSKILPLICLKTGPRNRPTSTTAVDRPVPPRSTSTSANDRIAPSRQSPVQELWATHSQKFPAAGAAPYVPIRQFGAHCHGMAQPVRIRSVVPVYAAPQRQSPSLPPQVMRGLPEQAPPVTIRQTSLAYAAPPPFRKEDPMNVRKDHSAVWKEESLVVEKDHPPVQKEGSQAVQKEDPLNIMKEDHTTTIGAAMPNKLPAQIEETGNPAIDKLKESETIQRVEQLSV, encoded by the exons ATGTACAAAAACCAGCTGCAGGAGCTGGCCCAGAGGAGCTGCTTCAACCTTCCCTCTTATACCTGCGTAAGGGAAGGCCCTGACCACGCCCCCAGATTCAAGGCTACTGTTAACTTCAACGGCGAGATCTTCGAGAGCCCCCACTATTGCTCCACCCTGCGTCAGGCGGAACACTCCGCTGCTGAGGTTGCCCTCAACTCTCTCTCCAACCGTGGCCCCTCTCACTCCCTTGCCGCCCGCATTCTC GATGAAACTGGTGTATACAAGAATCTTCTACAGGAAATTGCCCAAAGAGTTGGTGCTCCATTACCGCAGTACACAACATTCAGGTCAGGCCTGGGGCATCAACCTGTTTTTACAGGGACAGTTGAGTTGGCTGGAATTACATTCACAGGAGAACCTGCCAAGAATAAGAAACAAGCTGAGAAGAATGCAGCAATGGCAGCTTGGTCATCTCTAAAGCAAT TGGCAAAGGAAGATGCAAGTTCTTCATCTGAACCAGAGAACAATGATGAGCTAGAACAAATCACGATAGCACGTGCCCTATCGAATTACCGTCTGAAGGAAAAAATAGCAACTCTAAACTCTGCCAACTCCCCAATACCATTTTCAAAAAAGTTTCAAATTCAGAGCCCTAGGCCAACAAGTCCACAGCCTGCCCATGCTACCTCTTCTAAAATCCTCCCCTTAATTTGCCTGAAGACAGGTCCTCGAAATAGACCTACTTCAACTACAGCAGTTGACAGACCTGTTCCACCCAGGTCCACATCAACTTCAGCAAATGACAGAATTGCGCCTTCACGACAATCACCTGTTCAAGAACTCTGGGCAACTCATTCTCAGAAATTCCCTGCAGCAGGAGCAGCTCCTTACGTCCCTATCCGACAATTTGGGGCACATTGCCATGGCATGGCTCAACCAGTCAGAATAAGAAGTGTAGTGCCTGTTTACGCTGCACCTCAACGCCAATCACCATCACTCCCCCCTCAGGTGATGCGAGGACTACCTGAACAAGCTCCTCCTGTTACCATTAGGCAAACTTCGCTAGCATATGCTGCTCCACCGCCATTTCGAAAAGAAGACCCAATGAATGTTCGAAAAGATCATTCAGCTGTTTGGAAAGAAGAATCTCTGGTTGTTGAAAAAGATCATCCACCTGTTCAGAAAGAAGGATCTCAGGCTGTTCAAAAGGAAGATCCTCTAAACATTATGAAAGAAGATCATACAACTACTATTGGTGCTGCTATGCCAAATAAATTACCAGCTCAAATAGAGGAAACTGGGAACCCAGCAATAGATAAGCTGAAAGAATCTGAGACAATACAAAGGGTGGAACAACTCTCAGTCTGA
- the LOC110648716 gene encoding double-stranded RNA-binding protein 2 isoform X2, with amino-acid sequence MWVFGPFSFLVEPDWLPRKRNTEKEFEILRFDETGVYKNLLQEIAQRVGAPLPQYTTFRSGLGHQPVFTGTVELAGITFTGEPAKNKKQAEKNAAMAAWSSLKQLAKEDASSSSEPENNDELEQITIARALSNYRLKEKIATLNSANSPIPFSKKFQIQSPRPTSPQPAHATSSKILPLICLKTGPRNRPTSTTAVDRPVPPRSTSTSANDRIAPSRQSPVQELWATHSQKFPAAGAAPYVPIRQFGAHCHGMAQPVRIRSVVPVYAAPQRQSPSLPPQVMRGLPEQAPPVTIRQTSLAYAAPPPFRKEDPMNVRKDHSAVWKEESLVVEKDHPPVQKEGSQAVQKEDPLNIMKEDHTTTIGAAMPNKLPAQIEETGNPAIDKLKESETIQRVEQLSV; translated from the exons ATGTGGGTTTTTGGTCCTTTTTCTTTTCTCGTTGAGCCTGATTGGTTGCCGAGAAAAAGGAACACGGAAaaagaatttgaaattttaagATTT GATGAAACTGGTGTATACAAGAATCTTCTACAGGAAATTGCCCAAAGAGTTGGTGCTCCATTACCGCAGTACACAACATTCAGGTCAGGCCTGGGGCATCAACCTGTTTTTACAGGGACAGTTGAGTTGGCTGGAATTACATTCACAGGAGAACCTGCCAAGAATAAGAAACAAGCTGAGAAGAATGCAGCAATGGCAGCTTGGTCATCTCTAAAGCAAT TGGCAAAGGAAGATGCAAGTTCTTCATCTGAACCAGAGAACAATGATGAGCTAGAACAAATCACGATAGCACGTGCCCTATCGAATTACCGTCTGAAGGAAAAAATAGCAACTCTAAACTCTGCCAACTCCCCAATACCATTTTCAAAAAAGTTTCAAATTCAGAGCCCTAGGCCAACAAGTCCACAGCCTGCCCATGCTACCTCTTCTAAAATCCTCCCCTTAATTTGCCTGAAGACAGGTCCTCGAAATAGACCTACTTCAACTACAGCAGTTGACAGACCTGTTCCACCCAGGTCCACATCAACTTCAGCAAATGACAGAATTGCGCCTTCACGACAATCACCTGTTCAAGAACTCTGGGCAACTCATTCTCAGAAATTCCCTGCAGCAGGAGCAGCTCCTTACGTCCCTATCCGACAATTTGGGGCACATTGCCATGGCATGGCTCAACCAGTCAGAATAAGAAGTGTAGTGCCTGTTTACGCTGCACCTCAACGCCAATCACCATCACTCCCCCCTCAGGTGATGCGAGGACTACCTGAACAAGCTCCTCCTGTTACCATTAGGCAAACTTCGCTAGCATATGCTGCTCCACCGCCATTTCGAAAAGAAGACCCAATGAATGTTCGAAAAGATCATTCAGCTGTTTGGAAAGAAGAATCTCTGGTTGTTGAAAAAGATCATCCACCTGTTCAGAAAGAAGGATCTCAGGCTGTTCAAAAGGAAGATCCTCTAAACATTATGAAAGAAGATCATACAACTACTATTGGTGCTGCTATGCCAAATAAATTACCAGCTCAAATAGAGGAAACTGGGAACCCAGCAATAGATAAGCTGAAAGAATCTGAGACAATACAAAGGGTGGAACAACTCTCAGTCTGA